The Lutibacter profundi region AACTAGTAGATTTAATTTTGCAGCAGGTTTTAGAGCTCCTAATCTAGCAGAACTAACTTCAAACGGGGTTCATGAAGGTTCTAACAGATATGAAATTGGAAATAACAATTTACAAAGTGAACACAATTTTCAATCGGATGTTGCTTTAGAATATAAATCTACACATTTTGAAATTTTCGCAAACGGATTTTATAATAACATCAATAAATACATATACATTACTCCTACTGGGGCAATGCTTAACAATAATTATGTTTATAATTATGTACAAAATAATGCAGAATTATACGGCGGTGAATTTGGATTTCACATTCATCCACACCCAGTAGATTGGTTACATTTTAATAGTAGTTATGAAATGGTAATAGGTAAACAGAGTAACGGCACTTATTTGCCTTTAATTCCTGCTAATAAACTTACTAATACTTTACGTGTTGAATTAAATGAGAAAAATTGGTTACAAAACGCATTTACTGCAATTACTTTAGAAAGTCATTTTAAACAAAATAAAATAGGTGATTTTGAAACGCCAACAAATCAATATAATTTAATAAATATTGGTATTGGAGGAATCATTAAGCTTAAAAAAATAGATTTTAGCTTTAATTTTAATGTAAATAATTTAGCGAATATTTCTTATGTTTCCCATTTATCCAGATTAAAAGTAGATGGTATCCCAAATATTGGAAGAAATTTTATTACAAGTGTAAAATTTAGCATATGAAAATTCTCATATTAAGACCATTTTTAATAAATATTCCGCAAGAAATAATAATTATTTAAAACATTAATTAAATTAATGTGTAGTATTAATTTGCTTTTATTGTTATTTTCTTAAATTATCTTAAATTTTTAAAAATAGAAATTTATTTATTTTAACTAGTTGTTCAAAACTTTTGAATTATCTGTAAATCTTTCTAATAAACAAAAAAATCAATTGTTTATGTTAATTTTTTCGTAACTTTAGTTACAAGTAATTCAAAAGTTTTTTCGTATGAAAAGAACATCTCTTCTTCGTTTGTTGTGGAATCAACAAAATACTCAGGGATTTATTTCAAAAAAAGCAATTATTGAAATAGCAAATTTATTAAACATTTCAACTATTGAAGTTGAAGGGGTTATTTCCTTTTATCATTTCTTTCACCAAAAACCAACAGGAAAATATATTATTTATTTAAATAATAGTATTACCTCTGAATTTAAAGGTTTTGAAATTATTAAAACAACTTTTGAAAAAGAAACAAGATGTGTGTTTAACAAATATAACAATAATCCGTTGTTTTCATTATTTGAAACTTCTTGCATAGGGTTAAGTGATCAAGAACCAGCTGCTCTAATTAATTTTTATCCATTTACAGATTTAACTCCAAAAAAAGTAATTTCTATAATTAAAAAATTAAAAAATAATATACCAATAGAAACCTTTGCTGACAATCCAATAAGTAAAATTCAATATGTTCCAGAAGAAGATAAAACTGTTTTTTTTAAGAAATATATTACAGGGAACTCCATAAAAAATCTAAAAAAAGAAACCAGTGAATCTATCTTAAATAAAATTTCAAAGGTTAATTTAAAAGGTCGTGGTGGTGCTTTTTTCCCAACGGCATTAAAATGGAAAGCATGTAAAAATAATACTTCCTCTAAAAAATATATTATTTGTAATGCCGATGAAGGCGAACCTGGCACTTTTAAAGATAAAGCCTTACTTATAGATTTTCCCGGACTTGTTATAGAAGGAATGATTATTGCTGCCTTTGTTGTTGGTGCAAATGAAGGAATTATTTATTTAAGAGGAGAATACAAGTATTTACTTTCAAAAATAGAAAAAACAATAGATGAATTTTATAAAAATAATTTCTTAGGAAAAAATATTCTTGGTATAACAAACCTTAACTTTGATTTGAAGGTTGAATTGGGTGCAGGCGCTTATGTATGTGGAGAAGAAACCGCTTTAATTGAATCTCTTGAAGGTAAACGTGGAGAACCTAGAATTCGAAAATATTTCCCTACAGATGTTGGATATCTTGGGAAACCTACTATTGTTAACAATGTTGAAACACTTGCAAACGCAGCAAGAATTGTAGAGTTAGGAACTAATTATTTTCAAAATATTGGAACTGATAAAAGTAAAGGAACTAAATTATTAAGTATTTCTGGAGATGTAGCAAAACCAGGGATTTATGAAGTTGAATG contains the following coding sequences:
- a CDS encoding NAD(P)H-dependent oxidoreductase subunit E → MKRTSLLRLLWNQQNTQGFISKKAIIEIANLLNISTIEVEGVISFYHFFHQKPTGKYIIYLNNSITSEFKGFEIIKTTFEKETRCVFNKYNNNPLFSLFETSCIGLSDQEPAALINFYPFTDLTPKKVISIIKKLKNNIPIETFADNPISKIQYVPEEDKTVFFKKYITGNSIKNLKKETSESILNKISKVNLKGRGGAFFPTALKWKACKNNTSSKKYIICNADEGEPGTFKDKALLIDFPGLVIEGMIIAAFVVGANEGIIYLRGEYKYLLSKIEKTIDEFYKNNFLGKNILGITNLNFDLKVELGAGAYVCGEETALIESLEGKRGEPRIRKYFPTDVGYLGKPTIVNNVETLANAARIVELGTNYFQNIGTDKSKGTKLLSISGDVAKPGIYEVEWGITVKELLRLCQATSPNYVQITGPSGECINESEFDRKICNEDLVCGGAIMVFNKFRSIIQILENFTKFFKSESCGICTPCRAGNQILFEKIQKLKKGLCTATDLQEIKDWGNIMKLTSRCGLGKTSSNTFSTAIEKFNDYFKLKILNEDESQNVEFDMENAIQEFDSVIKNNHH